The sequence below is a genomic window from Colius striatus isolate bColStr4 chromosome 17, bColStr4.1.hap1, whole genome shotgun sequence.
ATTTGCTTATGAGGCATAGCTTTCTAGATTGGGCCCACTTTAAGGAAAGGCTACCAAAATTAGTATTTAATTTACCCTGTTAAAAAAGTAACCCTatgaaagagagagggagaagtctGTGTGTACACTGTATGCTTCTACATATTTAGTATTAGTCACTAATAACacactttctgttcttttccaaGCTCATTCAGCTAATTACTTACCAAAAGTGTCTGTAATGTTTATGTTTGCACATGGAGTAAGCTAAACTGCCAAAGATAATCTGAGTTCAGAAAATGATGGGTCCAAAATTTTAAACTCACACTGATTTTTCTTCAATGCAAAACTTAGAAATTTCTGTGGAATCCAAATCCCATAAGAATTCACACCATAAAGATACAAATGCTGGAATCCTCCTGGCTATGAAAGCACTGAGCCCATCACCATCAGTCCAATGAAAATTTCGCATCCAAAAGTGTGCGTTTaggaatcaccatccctggaagtggtCAAGGCCAGATCAGACAGGGCtttgtgcaacctgatctggtGGGAATTGTCCCTACCCATTGGCAACGGATtggaacaagatgatctttaaagtcccttcTGACTCAAGCCAGTTTGGGATTCCAAAACCCTTGAGAGGTGTCTAGAATTCACTgggacaatgaaaaaaaaacccaaaacacctaACATCTGCTCTGGAAATGCTTAGATGCATCCATTTCTACCCACACAATGCCAGTTTGACCATGTCCCTGACTCTAGAGTGTAAagcttttgtttctcctctttgcAGTGAACAGCTTTTCCGACAGCTGTGTGCCATCCACTGGCTTTTGGAAGCTTCGACTCTTGAATCCAACAGTTCGATGCATTCCATATTAACCTGTTGGAATCCAACGTGAGTGCCCAATGCGTGACAGTAGATAGAATGAGGAGTTTGGGATCTTTTGTTCTTTATGttgttgtttctcttttttcaagTAATAACTATTTGAGTGAAATGTTATTAATTCTGTGCCATGCAACACACTTTGCATTGGCTTTGCCTCCATGCAGTCTGCAGGGAGCTGTACAGTCAAATCAGCAGCACAGCATGGTCCTCTATTATTGCAAGTTGCAGAACTAACAGAAAACACTGAGCTATCTCAGCTCAatttaattgtgttttctttccttttttccttttagttaaTAAATATGCAAATTAAATACATGTAGTAATAGATGTATATATATTCCCATAGCTTTCTCTTGGAGGGTTATCCCAATGTACTCAACAGGAATTCCATATACATTGTAATTACAGAACAAAGCCATCTATTAAGGGATATTTAGTAGCTGGTTTTATTCAAGCAATTATGTATGACAGTGATAAGTGCTTATAAATGATGCATTGCTTTTCAACTTTTCtagtgttaaaaataaatattaagttCCCAACATTTTTAGTCAATGTGATCACGTTGACATAACGTGTATTTCAATATTTCATGAGTGTTTGGTAAAACAGTGAACAGTTTACGCTCAGATTTGCAGAGCAAAGctgttctgctttctctgtatGTTCTCAGTCAAGACAAACTGTGCTTATATATAACAATGGTGGCAGAGTAGCACTATATAAATTAGCCTGATAAATTGCAGGAGAAAATCAGTCCAGTATGTGGTGTGGATGTGTTTTTTACCCTTTTACATATGAGGACTAACCAATAGACTAGGATAAAATAAGCAGTTTGTGCCATAGATACAGGCTGACAGCAGTCTAAATGCATAAAGCTCTGGTTCCATTTCCAGGTTCTGAAGCAGGAATGTCTCTTGTTGTGtgtttccttctgctctttgtTGCTGTCTCTAACCACCCTCAATGTCATTTGAACTGATATGCATGCACACTTGCTTCATTACACAGTGACCATGAAAATCAGCTTTACTTTTAGCTTGTGAAGCCTCTGTCTGCacaacaagattttttttttggaaaaaaatgtggtgAAGGAGGTAAGCTTAGAACACTAATGTGCTTTGGAAAAGCTTTGACTGATGAGATGGAGACTGAATGATAAATGAGAGTACCTCAGCAGTGACCTGTTGTTATACCACAGCTGCAAGGACTGCAGCTTTCACATTTACCTGTGTCAACATGATGTAACATTTCAACTTTCAGGTCTACAGGTCTTAATTTAGCCAATAgcacagaaaaatcaaatttGCATGAACCTGCTGTCATTTGTATCTATGAAATCTTGCTGTACTGAACAAAATTCTTCAGTACTTGCACTGAGGAAGCTGAGAGTATAATTTTGCCTGGTACATACAGGATAGTTTGTAGAATGACTGTGCTTTCTTTAGGTAGTTCTTTACTTGTGACTATAGCTTACTCATGGCTTATGCACCTTGCATTGTCTTTCATTTCTTACAAGCAAAGATATACATCACAGTAGCAGTCAGCCACTGTATACTGTCCATTTATTGCATTTCTTAAAAGAACTTCTAAAAGCCAGGCTCTCAAAATGGGAAACTAATTCAATTGTTTTCACTTAGGGACCCTGGTGGCtgtaaaaaaacagcaaaagagatggaagaggaaaagTTAGCAATGTACATGTGGGAGGTCTTTATTACAAACCCAAAGGTAACTTCATTGCTCATTTCCTCCCTGGGATCTAATCCAACTTTTCAAGCATTTGTTTTATTGCTTAATTGAACTCCATGATACCACATTTTATGCCCTGGATCTTGTGACTGCAGAATACTTCTCTCTCTAGGTTTGGAAGAATAACAGTTTGATATTGGGTAATAGGAAGAGCAGTATATAGCTGTTTGAAACTGCAGCTTGGTCTCAGGGACAAGTACTGTTGTGGGAAGAATTAAATATTCAGCTAAAGCATAACTAGACTCTTGTTTGCATTTGCCCCCATTTTTTTATGACCCAGAGCCATGCAGCAGTACTTGTCCCCACAAATAGGCTTTTTTTCAATCAAATAGAAATTTCAGAGTGGTATCCTAGAGGCTTTATTCCAGCAAGTGCTAGTTGTTATTTGTTTGGATGCCTTTTTACACAGAAATGCCAAATGTTGAGGCCTTTAAAGAAAGCAGGGTTTTCTTGCCACATTCAAGATAAAatcaaggaaagaagaaaacaagcaattcagatgaaagctttttaaaagaaaaataaatacctgaGAGGAACTTAAACACTACAAAACCATCTGTAACAGTTGGTAACTGTGTTACTATCTCGTTGAAACCATAGAAAGCAGTTTTGAAACTGCTGAAGTGACTGAAAGAAAGTGATGGGGGAATGAGTGATGCTTGGGAGTATAATGAGAACTCAATAAAGAACCAGTGGCTTTCTCACTTCATAGCATATCTTCCTTTTTGATCTCCAGTGGTTTGCTTAAGCTTATAGTTCCTTGCTTTGCCCCCTATAAGGCTAAATTAAACAAGTTTTGAAAGTGCTTTTAGAACCCCAGGTGAGATGCTCTTAGAAAGGTGAGCTGTTGCTACATGCAGGCTATTTGCTCTCCTTATTTGTCAACACCTGCAGCTTGTACCCTCCTGACACAATAATTAAAATGATTCAATAGAAGATTACAGTTTCTGTTGGGGAATAAACAGCAAAAATTGTTAAACTTAAAAGATAAAGATTGTGTgtttatgcaaatatttttcctgctgttagcaaacagagaggagaaagtCAGAAAGCCACACAAATAATGGAGTTGTTTCTAAATATGAGGATTTCTGATCTTTTCCTTGCAGTTCTATCAGTTCAGTCAACAGCAAATGAACATAAGCAGAAGAAACTAAAGCGTATGTCAGTCTTGGACTCTCTTTCAGCTTTTCCATGCTGagactttttcttcctctttgaaTTAGTGACAATTTCCTTTCTGTCATTTATGCTAATATTACTTAAAGGCTGCTTTTCATATTTCATATGAAACTTTTAGTGGAAATACTGGGTTCCTTCAGGGACACTTGCTTTATAATGTATATCGTTCTGATTATCAAGACTGCAGAATTCAGTGTGATTTCAGACTTCAATTTATGTTTCTGATGTAGGAAATTCATTTGGCAGGTTATTGGGTGTTGGGAGGAGACCTGAACTTTTATCAAATCACTTTGACCACTTCTCTGCATGTGAGAAGGTTGCTCTATTACCAacactctctgcagctgcagtatTACtagtttctttgtttgcttaGTCTATTGGCATTACTGCTATAGCAGAGAagttttgaagaaaacaaaatggagtTCCTACCTATGAAAGCAGTAGCTTGTTTGAAGTTACTGGGGTTGTGAGGTTAGAGGAGGACTAGAAGGATCTGATATAGAAATTAGTTATGGAAATGTGATTGCGTTGTCAAATTGCTACAGAGAATCCTTCTTTCTACCCATTTTTTCTCTGCACAGAAATGCATCTGGAAAGCACAATATAGTCCATCTAGGAGGAAGATAAACAAGACATCTACTCCAGGTATCTCTCGGCTTAACAGTCAACTGTCATTTCATAGTCAAACCCCTTCTGGCAGCAAAAATTCTACTGTACTTTACTCTGAAGACAACAGCAAGATTAATGTAGTTTCATCTGATGTTACAAGTGAATCGGCACAAGCTAAAGAACAGCAATCTTTCCCTTGTAAGTCACTTTTCTTGACTGCCAATATCAAATAGGCTTGCTTTCAGTGTTACTAAGGAGAATCTACATCAAAGACACTCATAGGTGTACCACTGTATTTCTCTTCAGGCATATGGAACTTTGTACAAGTCTCTCTGTGTCTTTCCCGTTAGAAAATGGGTTTAAAGACAAGATAAATCCCATGTGAATGTTAAGGGTTTTAATTAATATTCAGTTACAGTAGTTGTATAATCAGTCATCCACATCTGTAAGGTCCATCAGGTGATGAAAATAGTGATACTGACCTAACTGATTCACTGAATTTATATTTGTGTAACTAAGGAGTTTCTTACTCTGTATTGCTTCTTATCATCCATCAATGATCACCTCCACTTGATAAACCTGACAGAACAGTTTTTCCTGTTGATTCTGCAATGTGTTTCAGTATAAAGCTGGATAATCTCAagtcttttcccttccttctaaGTAAAGCTGGACCAGAAAAGCATGTCAGCATTTAGTACTGCTAATGACTTTTTAATTGATagttatattttcattattaggCTGACAGTATGCTCCGCTAAACTCTAAATTACTACTCTTGGAGTTCTTGGAGGCATTTATGATAGTTCTGTGAATGTTTGGTAGCTATCAAAAAGGCAAGGAGGACTCTGAGAATAAAGGGGAAGACAAAGCAGAAATCATGCTAtgcaaaaatacacattttgttTGTGTGTCTTCAGTTCCTGTCCTTCCAGTTCAGCCAGACTGGTATCAGAAGTAGCAAAGTTGAATGGAAAACCAGTGGTGAGATATGTTAGACATACAGAATAGCTTCCAAATGAGAAACAATTAAGTGACTAGGGCTCTTCAGTGCAGAAAAGCAAGGGTTGAATACAAGGTTATGACAGATTTCTGTAACATTAAGTGCAAGGAAAAAGCAATTAGAGTGGTTATTCACAAGTTCCCCTCACTTCTGATGTATGATATATCAAACTAAATTATCTGgcagaaaattaaaagcaatgGGAAGAGTTTTCATGCAATGCACGATTAAACTTGGGAAATCATTGTTACAATATATGGTTGAAAGTATATTCAAGTccaaaagtaatttaaattaataGAAGAAACATTAATTGTTCTTAAAGGAATGGACACATTCCTCAGGTCTGAAAGACCTTTAGGTTCAGGCTGCCAGAAGCTAGGTGGATGTATTGGGAAGTTTGCAATACAATCACGTACTGCctacacagctgctgctgtccctggcaCTGAGCACATATGAATGGTCTTCCTCTGATACAAATGGGAGTCAAGGAGCATTCCAAGCTGTAATTTCAAGCAATTTCTTTACAGATGTAGGTGAATAATTGAATTGTGTGtaagatgaaattaaaaaataatcctgaGAACTGCAAGAGCTGGGTGCCTCCATCTGCAGTGAGACATCAAGAAACACCTTATGGTGTGTGTGATGTATGGGAAGGATGTTCAGTACCTCTGGAACAACATCTGTCACGTGATTACCCCTGATTTCAGAGGTCTGACCTGAGTGAGTTACCAGTCTGGTCTTCTCAAGGATTCTATTCCTAGCTCTAACAAATATGGGAAGCTAGTTTCTGCAGGGCAGTTCTGTAGCAAAGGTTGGACTCTGTACTGAATTTGAGAGATGCTAGAATCCTGTTTAATCCACGATTCTGACTATAGGATGCTTCATGGACAAATCAGAAATGGATTACAAGTACAGCTGCCCTGTAGCTTCATAGCCTACATTCACAAAGCTTCACATAACTCAGACATAATCTTGAGAGCGCACACACCACTAACCTACACATACATGCATTTCTAAAGTGGGAAAGAGGCTCTGTAATAGACAGCTAATCAGTAGATTAAAAGATTTCAGGAAAGACTTTGTAACTCAGTACAAAGCCTTTTGTCCCACTGTAATTTAGATGCTGCTctttgggctctgctgctgtagAATGCCTGAGTACACAAATTTGATTTTTCAGCACTGTTGGCTGACTGAGGACTTGTACTGGCCTGAAAGTTTAAATGTTACATCATGTTGACACAGGTAAATGTGAAAGCTGCAGTCCTTGAAGCTGTGGTATAACAACAGGTCAATCCTGAGGTAGTCTCATTTATCATTCGGTCCCCACCTCATCAGTCAAAGGTTTTACAAAGCACATTGGTGTTCCAGGCTTGCTTCCttcacttcatttaaaaaaaaaaaacatccctTTTGTGCACACAAGGACCCTATAacctaaatcacagaatcagagtcaTTTGGCTTGGAAAAGCCCTTAAAGCTCCTGGAGTTcaagccctcccctcatcctgccaagtccaccactaactcatggccctcagcacctcagctcgaTGGTTTTGGGATCCCTCCTAGGGCTGGGGACtctctcacctccctgggcagcctggcacgggggctgacacccctctcagggaaacagttctgcctcagctccaatctaaacctccactggggcaacttgaagccatttccccttgtcctatcgttaAGGAAACGTAAACCATGATTACTGTGCAATGAAGAATGGGTGTGTATGCAGATCAGTTCAAATaacatacattttcttcttattgAGAAGTAAAATGAGACCTGTGCCTGAGAGACTAAACACTGCATTTTATCCCCAAAGCTTTCCAGCCAACAGTTTAGCTTCAAACTCTCAGAAACATACTTTTAAAGGAGGAGGtacaaatatatatgtaaagGATCTGCATTATAAAACTTATCACTGAATTTGGGACTTTGGGATTGATCAATGTCTTTTCAATTGGTTTATCATTGTTGGAtcactgccaaagcaggtaAATATTAGTCACTAATTTCACAGATCATTAAGCTATAGACATCAAAGTCAAGTGAAATTactacatttttctttgctgttttcctcAGTTTGAATCAATGTCTGACTGGCTCACAGCTATGGAGGTTAATATTTCAAAAACATTATGAGTATGGACAAGCTTGAGTATTTGTCTTTCTAATTTCTCCAGATGGAGAATTGGGACAGATAAGTGGAGGGCAGAGAGGTATTGTgccctctgtttctgttcatcAGCCAGAAAGCAGAGCTGTATCTTCATCATATGAGCCCTGGTTTGCTTCCTGTCTTCTCCCTCCAAAATCTGCCAACAGGCCTGCTTTCAGGAGAAAACATCAAATGAAAGTAATGCTTAGTATAGGCTCCTTCACCCAACACACCGTTATCTGCAGAGTAGATTGGTTTCAAATATCCAGCTACTCAACTGCCCAAATGGTAACCATAAATAGAAAGGACTGGGCTCTAAGAAGGGTTCTGACACTGCTTGCCAAGAACAGATGAGATTTGCATGCAGCCTTAGGTCAATTTGAGCAGAGGCTCCCTGCCCATATCAGTGACAGGTTCCAGACTCTCTGGGATTCAGCCTTTGTACTCAAACTGCTTCTCAGTTCTCAAAGGTCCAGGGGCATAGCCAGCACCTTACAGGCTTACACTTTGAGACTAGTAAGGGTCACAGTGAATCCTTCATTAGAACCAGTCTGTGCTAGAACTCAGGAATTTCTGATTGGGACTGTTAGCACTCTTGAAACTCACCTGGCCACAACTAATAGAGGATCTTCATTGTAAGCATGATCCTTAACATTTTAGCCCCTTACCTGGTACCCAGCAACTTATTGCATCCATGTCTTTAAGTAGAAATAGTTTGTGCTGCTACTTACCACAGTCAACATTCAGCAGTCATTTTCTATCATAATATATGTGGTACTTCACAACAATGTAGAAAAAAGAGCTTTTGAATTTGGGATTACAACTTCAAGGCATTGAGAGCTCAGTAAAATGTCACTTATTACCATGTAGGACATACTGAGCACCTCAGTGGATACTTTGGAATCTGACAGCTAACACTGGGATTTTTAATAACAACTTTGACAGTTGTTTTACTGCATGGGAGAGTGAATAGCACAGGGAGATGGCCATCCCAGTGTCTTTCCAGGGGTTTGGTATCAAAGCAGGAATAAAACAGCAGtgggaaggaaaacagacaTCAATTTGAAGGAAAACAGTGAGTTAAAATGTCTTTCCAGATGGTCAAGGGAGAGCAGAATAGTGGAAGGCAAAAAGAAGGTAAAGGGTGTTATTAGTGAGAGATCTGCTCCAAGGAGGATAATCTGGAAACTACAGCCAATAAAGGTCTACTTGAGGATATGTCCAAAGTTTTGGTGGATGCTGATAAGGAGGCAGAGACATAATGAGATACCTGTTGATGTTAAATGTGTCAAATTCCATATGACATTTAAAAGAAGAATGGCAAAGTGACACTTAAAGATTCACAAGCATTGACAGGTATACCAGTAGAAAATAGACCTTCTGCATAGTTTGTTCCAATCTACCTGTTTTTCTAATGTGCTGGTTTTCTAAGCATCTAAGGCAAAAATACTAAATATCTTCTACTCAATCAGGTTTTCTCATAGATGAAAGAACATAGCTTATGTTTTCAAAAGTGATTGATAATTTGAGTGCATTTGTATTTGGGCACCTACCTTGAAACCTCTTTAaaaagctgtgcttttttttggaAGTAGCTTTCTTTTTTAGAAACACTAAATACCAGGCCAGCATTTCTGCCATTCTCTCTGTAAGGACAGGAGGAATGTACTGTTGAGTTGTTGTGTTTTTacacatttattctttttttactaGCCCTACAGAAAGTCACCCAGATAGCACGTGAAGAGCTGTCAAAAGATATCCACAAGCAAGGAGATAAGACAAGACTGCAGCGGTACGTTActggatgtgtttctgaatGCCCAGCAGAAGCAACTCATCAGGACAGACCTCATGcctattttcttcccttttttttttacctcccccCAAACAACTGAAGTCAGCATTCAATGGATTCACATGATGTTTACATCTTTTGGCATGGGTGGCAGAATAGCCCCTTTGTCTGCTGTGCAAATACTATGTATTCTGAAAAATGACCCACAAATCTTGCCTTTGCAAACAAAGAGATCTTATGCTCCAGCAGCTTTGTAGAAAAAAGCGATATTCTATGTTATTCCAATAGAATTGCTTCTGTTTCTACCATTGCATTTTTCAGTAGCCCCTATATAACTTTTCCAGCTAAGCTTACGTTAGATGTGTTCCCTCATTACTCAGGTCTGTGGTGGTTTCCAGAGCTATAAGATCAACGTGACAAACTATTCTTACAACTGGACTTtgctgaagctttttttttcctccttgaatTAAGGTCAAGATAAATAAATTTTGTACTTGAATAGCTCCAGCAATTCTGTAATATTAAGAATGTTTGATCAGCACCTGTAGAATGTTTCACGTTCTGGAGAGGGCACGCTGAATGCTATCTTAAACCTTCTTGTGTCTTATAGTTTGTTTCCAGTGATTAAGAAGAAAAGGAGTGTAAACTTGCCATTCATTGAGAACCAAGAGAGTCTAATACCAAAGAAGCAGAGGCCCAGAGAGCAGGGGTAAGGCTATAGATCTGTTATGGAAGCATGTCATATGCTGTATAAAGTTAGCTCTATGTGTGAGAAGTGTTTGGTATGCAAATGTCAGACAGTATTGTATTACATGAGAGCACAGCAGGTCAGTGAAACCTTGCAGCACATTGAGTATGTTTCAGTGTAATGTGAAGGCACCTTCCTGCAAGGACGTGACtggaaaaatgttaaaaattcaAATGTAATTTGAttagataaaaactgtaaatatattatttcataCATTTTATTAATTCTAGAAAAAGTAAATGATATTAAATTTGGATTATTCTGAGAATGAGATATCAATGTGGGCCCACATCACTGTGCATTCTGAACAACACAGGTGCTTACCACAAAATGGTGACCATAACATgttggaagggatgtttagagatcatctagtccaacccccctgccaaagcaggtctacctagatcaggtcacacaggaatgtgtccaggtgagttttgaagacctccagagaaggaaacttagctgcccagggagggtgtgcagtctccttccttggaggttctCAAAATCCACCTGCACGTGTTCTGGtgtgacctgctttggcagggggattggactgcatcatctctaaaggtcccttccaacccctaccattctatgattctatgaagataTTAACTCCAGTTTTCTGTGGTGTTTTAATTGCAGCTCCCATATCAGCTCTTTCATTAAAAGCAAATCTAACCTGTGTGAGGATCTGAGGCAAAAGTTCACAGCAATACGTGAAGAAGCAGCTCGCTGTTTACATAATACCCTGGTGAACCTTGAGAGGTAGGAAGAGATTGATTTCTGTATACTTTTAAAACACTACACACCTCGCTCATAACACTGTACACCTCACTTCTGACCAGATTTAGGGCTTTGGGCCTTTTAAAGATGCATTCATAGGGACTGACATTAAAATGAGAACATAGGGATGATAAAGTTTTGACTGtgtacaaaagaaaatacactACAGGTTAAATATTTACAGCAGTTTTAGGATATTTCAGACTGATTTCTCTAAAAGTTGTTTCGCTAAAAGTATTGGATATATTTACTTTTGCATCATAGTCCTTTTCacccaaagacagaaaaattcaGTCCCCATACAATCTGTATGGCTGTCTTGTCCTTTCAGCCCAGAGATCCTTGTGGTGTTCAATGTTACTTTGACTCTTCTCATAGCAAGGGTTGCAATGTCCtctgtcaaggccttttcccaGATCAGTGACACTTCTACCTTGTTGACCACCTGAAGCCTGTCATCAAAACTTTTCTTAACTCCAGCCTAAAGCTGATATAAAATGTAACCAGTTTTGAATTTGCTTGTAGCAATATGAATGTATACAGAATACTGCAAAGGCAAAAGTTGTTGTCATTGTCCACAGACTGAATATACAATTCACATTCATTGTTTCCTGCCTTCCTTAATATCTTCCCAGCTAACCATGCTCATATTGGAAACACAGCTTTAATTTTTAAGGGTTATTTTTGGTAGGCACCAGGAAGAGCGATGCCGTCGAAAATACCAGGCTTTGAAACAATTGAAGTATT
It includes:
- the LOC104556901 gene encoding coiled-coil domain-containing protein 60 → MKRLSPFRGTGKELKTLSKALAHTRYHINLVKRGGQYFHILRQESLERKNTLKAAQQARGMRWRTEFQPLNNCSEESDEEINIEQLFRQLCAIHWLLEASTLESNSSMHSILTCWNPTDPGGCKKTAKEMEEEKLAMYMWEVFITNPKKCIWKAQYSPSRRKINKTSTPENGFKDKINPM